One window of the Elusimicrobium sp. An273 genome contains the following:
- a CDS encoding outer membrane protein translates to MKRFVCLSVWLCLSIPCFSQIYRARDYTAQEEPARFTAPRWEVSAGAAAFSGQMHDFTGQRLVQGELGAEVRAFYSLADWAAVGVSGGVSGPLKKTELVDKYRTYRLEALLKVTLTPQASPRSYITAGMGWQQHDVSYFSLWQEKFSVPFLAFGAGVETAFSENWFGGLELRGMYHLQSARNVYFYFPHRWEAAVHLRTGWMF, encoded by the coding sequence ATGAAACGGTTTGTGTGCTTAAGCGTGTGGTTGTGTCTGTCTATTCCTTGCTTTTCCCAAATTTATCGTGCCCGTGATTATACCGCCCAAGAAGAACCGGCCCGGTTTACGGCCCCGCGGTGGGAAGTGTCGGCCGGGGCGGCCGCTTTTTCGGGGCAAATGCACGATTTTACCGGCCAACGGCTGGTGCAGGGAGAGCTGGGCGCGGAAGTACGGGCGTTCTATTCCTTGGCCGATTGGGCTGCAGTGGGAGTATCCGGAGGGGTTTCCGGCCCGCTGAAGAAAACGGAACTTGTGGACAAGTACCGCACCTACCGTTTGGAAGCCCTTCTTAAGGTTACCCTTACGCCGCAGGCCAGTCCCCGCTCCTACATTACGGCAGGCATGGGGTGGCAGCAGCACGACGTTTCTTATTTTAGTTTGTGGCAGGAAAAATTTTCGGTTCCGTTTCTGGCTTTTGGAGCGGGAGTGGAAACTGCTTTTTCCGAAAATTGGTTTGGCGGGTTGGAACTGCGCGGCATGTATCACCTGCAGTCTGCTCGCAATGTGTATTTTTACTTTCCGCACCGCTGGGAAGCAGCGGTGCACTTGCGCACCGGGTGGATGTTTTAA
- a CDS encoding PfkB family carbohydrate kinase — protein MNNEVLVVGSVAFDTIENANGSVQRVLGGAASYASICASYFASPAVVAVVGTDFTQQDRAPFVKRGVNLDGLEVRDGKTFHWGGSYDKDFNTAVTRFTDLNVFQNFNPVLNDIQKNARAVFLANIDPELQLSVLNQVKHPSLVACDTMNYWISSKKETLLKVVKRIDVFFLNEGEARQLTGEYNLIKAGRILLEQGVKYVVIKLGSNGAMLVSNKGLVQLPPFVLEHVHDTTGAGDTFGGGFTGYLASLEDWNNLTAIKRAMMIGNVMASFTIESFSVDRLANLSKQDVDQRLEEYVSMLKF, from the coding sequence GTGAATAACGAAGTGTTAGTAGTCGGATCGGTAGCTTTTGATACCATTGAAAACGCCAATGGCAGCGTGCAGCGCGTGTTGGGCGGCGCGGCCAGCTATGCTTCCATTTGTGCCAGCTATTTTGCAAGCCCCGCCGTGGTGGCCGTCGTGGGGACGGATTTTACGCAGCAAGACCGGGCCCCGTTTGTAAAGCGCGGGGTAAACTTGGACGGGCTGGAAGTGCGGGACGGAAAAACCTTCCACTGGGGCGGCAGTTATGACAAAGATTTCAACACCGCCGTTACCCGGTTTACGGATTTGAATGTTTTTCAAAATTTTAATCCCGTTTTAAACGACATTCAAAAAAATGCCAGAGCCGTGTTTTTGGCCAATATAGACCCCGAGCTGCAGCTTTCGGTATTAAACCAGGTAAAGCATCCGTCGCTGGTGGCCTGCGATACGATGAACTATTGGATTTCGTCCAAAAAAGAGACGTTGCTGAAAGTGGTAAAACGCATTGACGTGTTCTTTTTAAACGAAGGCGAAGCCCGCCAGTTAACCGGCGAGTACAACCTGATTAAAGCCGGGCGGATTTTGCTGGAACAGGGCGTGAAGTATGTGGTCATTAAGCTTGGTTCCAACGGGGCGATGCTGGTAAGCAACAAAGGCCTGGTGCAGCTGCCTCCTTTTGTGCTGGAGCATGTGCACGATACGACCGGCGCCGGGGATACCTTCGGCGGCGGATTTACCGGCTATTTGGCCAGCTTGGAAGACTGGAATAACTTGACGGCGATTAAAAGAGCCATGATGATTGGCAACGTGATGGCTTCGTTTACGATTGAGTCCTTTAGCGTAGACCGTTTGGCCAATCTTTCCAAACAGGATGTAGACCAGCGGTTGGAAGAATACGTCTCCATGCTGAAATTTTAA
- a CDS encoding bactofilin family protein, which yields MGFLKKDSDFSSGEHFSVVSAECYFQGTLSVQGSLRVDGTLEGSVDNARHVIVGTDGKIVGDVTAQIVVCGGVIEGNVCADMLEVLAAASIKGDIRAKKMIVEEGGRIDGQCSIGGGEESAASEKEDKTEKDN from the coding sequence ATGGGATTTTTAAAGAAGGATTCGGATTTTTCTTCCGGTGAACATTTTTCCGTCGTCAGCGCGGAATGTTACTTCCAGGGAACGCTGAGCGTGCAGGGCTCTTTGCGCGTGGACGGAACACTGGAAGGCTCGGTGGATAACGCCCGCCACGTGATTGTGGGTACGGACGGAAAAATTGTGGGAGACGTAACGGCCCAAATCGTGGTATGCGGCGGCGTGATTGAAGGAAATGTCTGCGCCGATATGTTGGAAGTGTTGGCCGCGGCCTCCATTAAAGGCGACATCCGCGCCAAAAAAATGATTGTGGAAGAAGGCGGCCGCATTGACGGCCAGTGCAGCATTGGCGGCGGGGAAGAATCCGCGGCCTCCGAAAAAGAAGACAAGACGGAAAAAGACAACTAA
- a CDS encoding M23 family metallopeptidase, with protein sequence MGKLINSLGRLLAERVDILIMPRMGSSKKFKVRVLTLVLVFVLWLIITLCGFLFFIRAYDYNITKADNNLMRVKMKLIADELERGRKYLDLTRTTDTQMRQMLGMPGGKFINLPKGWEEAKAKEDARFSEAMSKDLKDLDTEEFEQYIDSIEDSAKTRLASFQEIAWYFANRREGLNSIPSIRPSTARISSGFGYRLDPFGHRTTKRHNGIDFAGKPDSPIVVTADGVVRHAGWVPSYGQAILVDHGLGYSTLYAHTTQIRVKAGDVVKRGDRIATMGSSGRSTGTHLHYEVWKDGQAVNPRDYFK encoded by the coding sequence TAGGCCGCCTTCTGGCAGAACGCGTGGATATTTTAATTATGCCGCGCATGGGTTCTTCCAAAAAGTTCAAGGTGCGCGTGCTTACGCTCGTGCTGGTGTTTGTGCTATGGCTGATTATTACCCTGTGCGGATTTTTGTTTTTTATCCGGGCGTATGATTACAACATTACCAAAGCCGACAACAATTTAATGCGCGTTAAAATGAAGCTGATTGCCGACGAGCTGGAACGCGGGCGCAAGTATTTGGATTTAACCCGCACCACCGATACGCAAATGCGCCAAATGTTGGGCATGCCCGGCGGAAAATTTATCAATTTGCCCAAAGGCTGGGAAGAAGCCAAAGCCAAAGAAGACGCCCGCTTCAGCGAGGCCATGAGCAAAGATTTGAAAGACTTGGATACGGAAGAGTTTGAGCAGTATATTGATTCTATTGAAGACAGCGCCAAAACGCGTTTGGCCAGCTTTCAGGAAATTGCCTGGTACTTTGCCAACCGCCGCGAAGGCTTAAACTCCATTCCGTCTATCCGCCCGTCTACGGCGCGCATCAGCTCCGGCTTTGGTTACCGTTTGGATCCGTTCGGACACCGCACCACCAAACGCCACAACGGCATTGATTTTGCCGGCAAGCCCGACAGCCCCATTGTGGTTACCGCAGACGGCGTGGTGCGCCATGCCGGCTGGGTGCCCAGCTACGGGCAAGCCATTTTGGTAGACCACGGGCTGGGGTATTCCACCCTCTACGCCCACACCACCCAAATTCGGGTAAAGGCGGGGGACGTGGTCAAACGCGGCGACCGGATTGCCACCATGGGCTCCAGCGGCCGCTCGACCGGGACGCATTTGCATTACGAAGTGTGGAAAGACGGGCAGGCCGTCAATCCAAGGGACTATTTTAAATAA
- a CDS encoding SurA N-terminal domain-containing protein, whose product MISFLIKHKKIILIITLAFFLGSIVYLGADAYRRGNFSNTAAQVGSADITYRDLYRVTEDRARVLRNQGVDVDENMMKFLQQQFLAALISEEVLNQAAHQAGLEVSDYEIAYDIQTSPFFSQNGQFNKTAYEYALKRSVGMTPAQFENQLRKGKLADRFRGVLYSYYKLTPEEIKYEYKKQHGNLKNFDENKNEFASQLMDTKMQTAQTGFFDQFNSEVEIKTFLQD is encoded by the coding sequence ATGATTTCGTTCCTGATCAAACACAAAAAAATAATTCTTATCATCACGCTGGCCTTCTTTTTGGGCAGTATCGTGTATTTAGGGGCCGATGCCTATCGCCGCGGCAACTTCAGCAATACGGCGGCGCAGGTGGGATCTGCCGATATTACCTACCGCGATTTGTACCGCGTTACCGAAGACCGCGCCCGCGTGCTGCGCAACCAAGGCGTGGATGTGGACGAAAATATGATGAAGTTCCTGCAGCAGCAATTTTTGGCGGCGCTGATCAGCGAAGAAGTGCTCAACCAAGCGGCGCATCAGGCGGGGCTGGAAGTGTCGGATTACGAAATCGCCTACGATATTCAAACCTCTCCTTTCTTTTCGCAAAACGGGCAGTTTAACAAAACTGCTTACGAATATGCCTTAAAACGCTCCGTCGGCATGACGCCGGCCCAGTTTGAAAACCAGCTGCGCAAAGGCAAACTGGCGGATCGCTTCCGCGGGGTGTTGTATTCCTATTACAAACTGACGCCCGAAGAAATTAAATACGAATACAAAAAACAGCACGGCAATTTGAAAAATTTTGACGAAAACAAAAACGAGTTTGCCTCTCAGTTGATGGATACGAAAATGCAAACCGCTCAAACGGGCTTTTTTGACCAGTTCAACAGCGAAGTGGAAATCAAAACTTTCTTACAGGACTAA